gcatatataagcccagttcgattgactcgcaaaatatgttgaagtttgcgaaccaaccaaacttctaacactaggttacttttaacctgtagttcggttggaaacttggttgcgttgaagtttgcgaactaaccgaacacacaagatgtacccaaataaattgtcaagttcaaagttcggttacctaccattttatcctaggtaaccgaacattacactgtacgaccaaaacctccattaacgagcgagttcggtaacctgcgtgtttggaaaacgtaaccgaactacactttcaggtgtgttcggttacatgttcttgacatatggtaactgaactgacccaaatctacataaaaaatttcattttttttttgaaagtttggagcaattcaaccaacattatctaagtttgaagcacacctgggtacccaaatacccttcctccggttgtggttggtaaaatccatcgtttttcatgttttccttcttcatcttctctaactttactctctcaataattctacttctttaaaaaaaaaaaaccatctgattttctaatctcactaattatctttaacttaatcatctcactaatcattacactaactattattaacactaactaatcaccacccaaaattaatcaggagggtaatttaggtattaatataaatatccagacaaggggtgacctagatttacttctaatgtctttacctaAAATAAAACCGtggtcccaaaaaaatcgttcaatTTTATTTACGGTTTCCAATTTTTTTTCATTGGGCTTGATTACTTTCTCCAAACATGGCCCAGCTAAAATTAGAAAACCAGCCCAAAAGTAAACAACAGAAAATTTCTCATGttcaaaataatcacaaaattaCAGCTTAATTAAAAACCCACTTAAAACACTCTAATCATATCTAAAATAATTCCTAGGAACAAAGAGAGACAAGGAATAAAAAGATTATAGAATGAGAAATGTAACTAATACATATGGTGATTACAAAATTTGACCATCAAAACCTGATTCTTAATGAATGATGATGCTTAACAGACTCTCTTAATAATTAATTACCTGTGACAAACACATCTATAGTGATAAGCACTATTAACAGGGTCATTTGCATCCACTGGAATTTGTTCAGCTCTGCACCTAAATTTACAACCTCTACATTCATTGTAAGTACAAGTTGGAGCTGTAGATCCTATCATCAATCTTCTTGAATTTCTCTTCTTACTCCATCCGTCTCTTACACCCTGAAagcaaaacataatataataccGGGTTTAAGGTTTCGCATTGAGGACGAAAAAACATTAAACTGTCGATGAACAAATTCTTCTTCGTCTAACATGTTTTATGACAtgtgcaacaatttttttttctttttaaagaaaaCGGTATGTGGAATGTCTCgaactaattatggaattcaagTACGAGAGTCAGCCTCCTGAACAGTTGAGCTAATCCAACTTGGTTATGTTCACAATTAAATAAACATATGAGTTTACCTTTAAGTTTAGTTCTCGAAGAGAAGCAGAAGAATGAGGAACTACTGCCGTTCGCTGTTGATGGTGAGAAAGAGTTTCTACTCGACGAGCCGTTGCTGCAAGACCTGTAAAATAACAAAAACATGCCAATTCACATTACAAAAATGCAATAAATGAATTCTTTGGATTGGACATGGCACGTATACAAATGTAAAGAACAAATAGTACCTTGTATGACGACTGCtgtaaagacgaagaagaagagaaagaaatggAAGATGTTGTTGGTGAAGGGTTTAGCAGTAGCCATCAGTGCACTGAATTTGGAGAAAAGATTTGTGAAATGAGAGGAATGAATGAATGAGTGGTCAATCTTTCCAAAGTAGAGATATATTAGTAGACGACAGTACCAGAAGATAAGAGTGAGAGAGAATGGGAAAAATTCGAAACCCCCTTATCTTTTTAATTAGCAAATGTAAAATTTGCTCTAACACTAAGAAAACTTCAGAGATTTATCCAGTGGAAAAATTTGCAAAGCTCCTAATGGGGTGCCAATTTGCTTGGGGTGTACCAACCCAAAGAGAAATGGTTGTTTTGTCCTATATGTAATATGGTGCACCCCAAAGCAATTTagtacccctattagcaatcttATTATATGGTCGTTCGACTGTAAAAGCTGGGGTTTCACTAGGAACGCGAAATTACGCCCGAAGAAAAAATATTCACGGGACAATTTTATGGTGAAACAAGTAAAAGATAGGGTACTAGCTAGACTGTCATGCACGGATTGAAAACACAAAAGAGGTCCCCCTCGGAACCCAGTACATGTAATACAGATGCACCCCCAATACATATTCTCTTCCAGCTAAGATTCAGCCATGGATGGGGAAATTTTGGTCAAGGACGGAGGAGAGTTCACAAGCAATTTTGTTCACATTAAATTGCACCCACACGAAGAGTCAATCAACCGTGGTCTCCTGCTCTCAGGCGCAACGGAATGTAGCATGGTTTTGGGGCATTCCTCATTGCCCAGCATATTGTGTTAGGCTTGGAGTTCCAATGTTGCTGTGAATTTTTTGGAACATTTTTTGATACATCCAGTCGTCGGTGAGAAGATCTGGCCAATCATTCCCGACTGATATTTGCTGGACAGTTTGGAAAACCAGAAACGGTATCATCTTTGAAACTGGTATGGCAGTGTTATAAAACAAGTCAAGCTGCAAATTTACTTTTGGTGCAACCTTTGATGAATTAAAGGGTTACTCGTTGGATCAAAAACTCTAAACGGACCGCCTAGGAAAATCAGGTAAAAATAATTGTCTCATAGTTTTTTCATAGTAGGGATAAAAGTCCCCCTGCTAATCCCCCAACGGTTGTGGGAGCCGTCTTCACGTGAGAGCGTGGTTTTTGCCTAGTTTTTTTCCAGAGAACCATTGCTCGTTGGATATTGTCATATCTAATtgggttgttttttcttttcctggTTATTGGTGATCATCTTTTTGTAACCTTCTTGCTTTCCACTGGTAGGCCTATTCTATAGATTTTTATATTTGttgattaaaagaaaataagaaaatgttGATGTGAATTTACTTCTAAAGGTCGTAAATATAAACTCTTATACGAGGTATTATTTATTCCAAAATGGGTTTAAAGTCCAAAGATTATATTAAAGTTTAAACCTCAAAAAGATCTACTACCTAcaagcccaaatagctagaaaaaaaaagagaaaaattatcTCACACCAATGCTGACGAATTTCGAACTCAAGTCGCTGGTATTATCATCCAACGATTTTACCACTGACGAGTTTCGAGGCATTATTATTACATTAGATAATATAGATCGATTAAAAACAATTAACTAATTAAGCACTAGCCGGTTGTAAATCACACCTTCACCGGTTGTAACCAGTGGCAGAATTAAGATTTATATGCGGGCTTGAGCGTACTTTTTATTTATAGaaccaaagttttttttttcggcTTTCTGATTTTCCGTCTAAAAATCAATTCTATATTTTAGCAACAGGCACAAACAAATCCTCCGGTCTCATCTTCCACTAATGCACAAACAAACACTTCTTCTTTGGATACATCATCGTGGCCGCAATGACTCATGGTATTTCTAATTTCTGTCTTCAATATTAGCAAACTTTTGATTTAACCTGTTGCAGAGTACTTTACAGTCTTCTTTATTATAGCATTTTCCTACAATCACAGGAGCCCGCTCTTCAGTCTTACACTGACCATGCGGATCGCTACCCCGTGATCGCATTGACATCCGCCGACTCATCGTATCAACCACATGGTATTTGCATGTAAAATCCACTTCTGCAAGTTTCCATATCATTTAACCAATAAAAGAAATTAGTTTTCAGAGCATAATTTTCTTCTTACTAACTCGATCGACAAATAAGATATTTATTGGTTAATTTCGGCTCACTTTCTCTACTGAATATTTGTGACATAATATCAAATGTTAGATACAATGTCAAAGCTCATtttcttaagaaaaaaaattatcataaaagtgCCTGAAATCATGTATGAAGCCCGGACATTTATCCTAATGGGGGAAAGTTTCAATGACGAAATTTTTGTACGACATATAATAATATATTAGGTGGTCATAAGCCGCTTCGAATTTTGGGATTTTCGTCATTTTTTAAGCTAAATGACATTGTCACACATGAAAATACATTTGATTAATATATTTAGTATTCCTTATATTATAGTTAAACTGACAAATAAAGCAAGAAAACAAAATTATATTCCCtctgtcccaaattagatgagctaattggttttaaattttgtcccataaatagatgaacTATCTTACTATTCAAAGAGATacttctaaaactacccttttaattgattattgtttttataagaaatatgtataatttgatagacaTGTTTATACTCATTACGCAGGTGTTTTAAAAAGCTTTTCAacgatataaagtttacgaaaacgtgatatagtttaagagataaatcatttctacgttttactaattattatccataagggtataattgtaaaaaaaaacaTACTATACATACTCCCCTTTCctccttgccttaagaattgtgcaaactataattagctcatctaatttgggacggagggagtattgtaCATAATCAACCTGGAAGAATAGAGCCACGACCAATTGATATTTCTTTGAAAATCCGTGCctcggaattttacaaattttatctcgttggaaagattttaaagagatctacacaatgagtacaaaaaataaaataaaatttagagtttttacgaaaaattcggaggtatttatcCTTTTAGACACAATTTTCGATAATTGAATGCATAGTCATTACGCAAACCACAAAAAAAGGATGCATAATGTGTCATTTCCTAATTTAATCAGcggtgtttcgtttttcttcatTCGACCCTCCCCACTATGGCAGCGGTATTCTAGTTATTTTCTTGCTTTCAACGAAAAATCACATTGTgatttaggttttagttttaTGTTACTGATCTTATATATATTATCACAATTTCATGCCTTCAAATAATTCAATTCTAATTGCCATTAGTGCGTCTTGTTATAGCCTTTGGACTCTTGTGTTGAAATCCGATAATAGATTAAAGCATATTTTTGAAGACGATCGATCCCATTGTGATGATGATCAAGATTTATATAAAGAAGATCAATGGATATTGGAATGGATTGCGATTATGAAGATTAGCGCAAACTACTTCTTCTGCAAAGGATTTTatcttaatgaagaagaagtcTCTAAGTGGttgaaaaataatcaaaataccaTTATTCAGATTATTCTTTTCCATTTATTGAGTTTCATGTAGATCAACATTGTAAATTGGTTAAATCAATGTGCAATGTATAATGATGAAACAGGAGGGTACGTATGTTTACCACTTCTGCTATGTAACAATCTAAACCTCAATGTGTATGAGTTAATCAAATAAACAAATTTAGGGGTTTCTGAAAACCCCTCTTTCCAAAAGAAAATTTAAGACGTATTAGCCAATTTCTTAAAAATAAGAACTCTTGGGAAAGaaaaatttaaatttgaaattCGTACGACAAAATACTCAGACATTACATTAGATAATAGAACAGAGATTGACTAAAACAAAACAAGCGAGGGAAACTGGACTGAGCACAGGCTCGTACACAAATAAATGACATTATAAATAAACAAACACTACCATATAAAATTACCCGCTCCGCCTCATTCTCATATTCGCACAGTATGATATTTTTTACCACCCAATAATAAGCAAAAAAAATCCTCCGCCTCCGGTCTCATCTAATCCAAACTCAAGCAACATGCACACTACACTTGTTTTTTGGTCCCATCATCTTTGACGCAATGACCTTCACTAGTTAGGAGTTTAAGACGACTAATACCTATATTACTTTGAACCCTTCTCTGACATTTCGCCTTACATTTTTCAACTAATACCTATATTATCTTAATTTATGAGGAACTAAAGAGATCGTGCTAGGAGGAGTTTAAACGTCACCCACGAACACCAAAAGAAAGATGTCCGGATAATGACTATAAGGTTATCTTACGATTAACCTCAtaatcaggggactaatgttgatacatgaaaataatttccCTTCACTAAGATGGGGTGCCCCAAATAAGGGAAAAGGTCACACGAAACagggggacttggggactaaggcccaagCCTACCAAGGGAATATCCATAAGATGAAGAGGACAATGAAGGAATTCACAAGAAAGAAGAAGGTCACATTAGAGAAGGGATGGCTTTAacagtaattaaggaggtttaggacacatggcaagatgtcataaaaggaaaggGCTtctggaaagtctatataagaaaggacaaggtacaatagaaagacaactctctctcatactattatAAGAAAAGTAAGGCCATTTTGGTGtactaggacgggtaggacctaaCGAGAATTCTGGTATTAACACTTTGTACACAAACTTGATCAACTGGAATCCGACTAGATATCGTTTATCTTTGATAGGTGATTGATTGAATATTCATATTTAGATAGAcgagctatcatttggtggtattctttatCCAAATCTGGTAGTTCTGTTTGACTTGATCTGTTTAACTTGTTAATCCAAATCTTGGAAGATCTAACCGGACAAAGgagtttaatttattttaaacataagagcctttctGAAAGCTCAACTATAATATCTTGGATTAACTTGTTGAGATAAGGAGAGTGGTTACTATCCAGATtagtcttttactgtttggaagacgatctaaaggattgagtgcttaaagtcttcagatagactgaagcaacttaagatagtggactataTCTTAAGATTCACGTgtgttggccagattggttgtaggtgcagggatactgaggaaactaggtaactaggggtagtttacttggtcttaactatacgaagttagtagtagtctttgtataacgacttaattatgagagtattcaaaactggactaggtcccgagttttttctgcatttgaggtttcctcgttgacaaaatcttgatgtgtgcttttactttactttctgaattataatttgtttaagttataattaaaagtaattgCATTTCTAGgttaatcccaaacacttgggttAATTCCAATAGTTAGGTTCTGTTTCGAACTAGTAAttatatataccaagtgtataccttgtgattgttatcttcttgacaaTCTCTATttatattagatcacgcaaggtgcCATACTTATAAGTTGATAccgaaaatattatggtgtacttggtatcctcgTCATTTCACAATATTTCGTCAACCTATTATACTCGCCAATTAATTGAGAAGGGTTGAAATATTTGTTGAAAAGAATCGAAAGGCCTTGAAACCAGTGCTAGAACAATTTCCTGTTTTTGTTTCATCCTACCAATTGCAAATTTTTCCAATAGTTTTCGACAAATACTTTCTCGATGATGGAGGGTGAAACTTCAACCGTCACTCCTCAATCTCTGTAAGTCGTGAACCAAACTATGAATCActtggaacgttttgatggtgagaATGGAAAGAGACGGCGAAACTTTTCCTGATTACCATCAAGTTGTGGTATATCCTTGAAGATGGGTTGGAGGAAATTCCTTCTCCATCAGAGAAAGACACTAATGAACTGAAGGCCAAATGAAAGaagcgtcaggaagatgatttcatgtgtcgtggtcatattttgaattTCTTAGAGACTAGTGTTTACAATGCCCATCAAAAAATACTTCTACAATGGAATTATGGACTACGCTTGATAACAAATACAAGATTtatgaagcaagcaacaagaaattcctgatttgcaactTCATAGACTTAAAAATGGTTGTCGGTATGTTAATTATTGTCCAAGTTGGTGAACTATTACTCATTGTTAATCATTTTAAGGATGCTGGTattgatcttgtatcttcattcaatgttggggttattatttctcgttTTCCCTCTCTTGGAATGATtacaagaagaaacttaagcatgttGAAACTAACCATGACTTAGAGTTTACAACGTCATCTTCGTATTGAAGAGGACTCTCGTAAACGAGAAATTAAAGATAGTCATCAAACTGAATATTTATTCTAAAGTTAATAGTGTGGAAGAACCTAAAACACAGAAttctttgaaacttaaa
This is a stretch of genomic DNA from Papaver somniferum cultivar HN1 chromosome 1, ASM357369v1, whole genome shotgun sequence. It encodes these proteins:
- the LOC113336028 gene encoding uncharacterized protein LOC113336028 — its product is MATAKPFTNNIFHFFLFFFVFTAVVIQGLAATARRVETLSHHQQRTAVVPHSSASLRELNLKGVRDGWSKKRNSRRLMIGSTAPTCTYNECRGCKFRCRAEQIPVDANDPVNSAYHYRCVCHR